A window from uncultured Desulfobacter sp. encodes these proteins:
- a CDS encoding ATP-binding protein: MNHKINAQEKFHQLRKQAETMMASKAFSGTPPVVDDPLKLIHELQTFQIELELQNEELQRSQQALMKTQIKYTQLYDSAPVGYLTIDFNGVIRNANLTLADMLAIERSSLIDQALSVHIVSEDQDIFYQHLWRLADEKTKQGCELRMEKTDATPFYVQLESTVLSYQIGKPGPYRTVIIDISERKQKEKEQEHIQKQLFQTHKMTAMATMAGGVAHDFNNILFIILGNVEFLMEDIPEWEPSYSKLGTIKTAALRAAGIVKMLLNFSFMTDQEQKPMDVAVEINEAFKLLRSLIPSTINIRTIVPDTEVMILADIIQFGRILINLGTNAAQAMEETGGSVEIKLETQFLEQGAVEHYPALKAGTYAKISVCDNGPGIDPEIMSRIFDPYFTTRGFGTGAGLGLGLAVVHGIVKNHNGAVTATGEPGQGVCFTLFFPVIDQ, from the coding sequence ATGAATCATAAAATAAATGCACAGGAAAAATTTCATCAATTGCGCAAACAGGCGGAAACCATGATGGCCAGTAAGGCTTTTTCCGGCACGCCCCCTGTTGTGGATGATCCGCTCAAATTAATCCATGAACTTCAGACCTTCCAGATTGAACTGGAACTGCAGAATGAAGAACTGCAGCGGTCGCAGCAGGCCTTGATGAAAACCCAGATAAAATACACGCAGCTCTATGATTCTGCGCCGGTGGGGTATCTTACCATCGACTTCAACGGCGTGATCCGGAATGCGAACCTGACTCTCGCGGATATGTTGGCAATAGAAAGGAGTTCTCTGATAGACCAGGCGTTATCCGTCCATATCGTTTCTGAAGATCAGGACATTTTCTATCAGCACCTATGGCGCCTTGCTGATGAAAAAACAAAACAGGGCTGCGAACTGCGCATGGAAAAAACAGATGCAACCCCATTTTATGTACAACTTGAAAGCACGGTTCTGTCATACCAAATCGGCAAACCCGGACCATATCGAACCGTGATCATTGACATCAGCGAGCGAAAACAAAAGGAAAAAGAGCAGGAACACATACAGAAACAGCTTTTCCAGACCCACAAGATGACAGCCATGGCTACTATGGCCGGGGGCGTCGCCCATGATTTCAATAATATACTGTTCATCATTCTCGGGAATGTTGAATTTCTCATGGAAGACATCCCGGAATGGGAACCGTCATATTCTAAGCTTGGCACCATTAAAACCGCCGCTTTAAGGGCGGCAGGCATTGTAAAGATGCTGCTCAACTTCAGTTTTATGACTGATCAGGAACAAAAACCGATGGATGTTGCCGTTGAGATAAATGAAGCCTTTAAATTATTACGGTCATTGATTCCATCTACCATAAATATCCGCACAATTGTTCCGGATACCGAAGTGATGATCCTGGCAGATATCATCCAGTTCGGTCGGATTCTGATAAACTTGGGCACCAATGCCGCCCAGGCAATGGAGGAAACCGGAGGGTCCGTTGAAATAAAATTGGAAACTCAATTTTTAGAACAGGGCGCTGTGGAACACTATCCGGCTCTGAAAGCCGGAACCTACGCTAAAATATCGGTATGTGACAATGGTCCGGGCATTGATCCTGAAATCATGAGCCGGATATTTGATCCTTATTTTACAACCAGGGGGTTTGGGACCGGGGCGGGGTTGGGCCTGGGCCTGGCCGTTGTTCACGGCATTGTTAAAAATCATAATGGCGCGGTTACGGCAACCGGAGAACCAGGACAAGGCGTCTGTTTCACCCTATTTTTTCCCGTGATTGACCAATAG